One stretch of Streptomyces sp. MMBL 11-1 DNA includes these proteins:
- the sigJ gene encoding RNA polymerase sigma factor SigJ gives MGAAGAGAEATAGERGRLINVAYRLLGSLAESEDAVQEAFARWYALPRSRRDEIVSPGAWLTTVTGRICLDVLGSARVRRERYVGAWLPDPLPDPVERGGGRGSDPADRMVLDESVTMAFLVVLETMTPAERVSFVLHDVFRYPFAEIAGVLGRTPAACKQLASSARRRVPDARTPVAADARPEVVRRVKEAWENKDIAALVDLLDPSAVMTADGGGLVGAALRPVEGDARIASYMVAIADRAPGLELLERSVNGAPGLVALRGGVVLTVASFDVTDGRVARIWVVRNPEKLRPWMPPG, from the coding sequence ATGGGGGCGGCGGGGGCGGGCGCCGAGGCGACGGCCGGTGAGCGCGGCCGACTGATCAATGTGGCCTACCGGTTGCTCGGATCGCTCGCGGAGTCCGAGGACGCCGTGCAGGAGGCCTTCGCGCGCTGGTACGCACTGCCGCGGAGCCGGCGGGACGAGATCGTGTCGCCCGGCGCCTGGCTGACGACCGTGACCGGCCGCATCTGCCTGGACGTGCTCGGCTCGGCGCGGGTCCGGCGCGAACGCTACGTCGGCGCGTGGCTGCCCGACCCCCTGCCCGACCCCGTCGAGCGCGGCGGCGGCCGGGGATCCGACCCCGCGGACCGGATGGTCCTGGACGAGTCGGTGACCATGGCCTTCCTCGTGGTCCTGGAGACGATGACCCCCGCCGAGCGTGTCTCGTTCGTTCTGCACGATGTCTTCCGCTACCCCTTCGCGGAGATCGCCGGCGTACTCGGCCGGACCCCCGCCGCCTGCAAGCAGCTCGCGTCCTCCGCCCGGCGACGGGTGCCCGACGCCCGGACCCCGGTGGCGGCGGACGCGCGGCCCGAGGTGGTGCGGCGAGTCAAGGAGGCTTGGGAGAACAAGGACATCGCGGCCCTCGTCGACCTCCTCGACCCGTCCGCCGTCATGACCGCCGACGGCGGCGGTCTGGTCGGTGCCGCCCTGCGCCCGGTCGAAGGAGACGCGCGCATCGCCTCGTACATGGTCGCCATCGCCGACCGGGCCCCGGGGCTGGAACTCCTGGAACGGTCGGTCAACGGTGCGCCGGGCCTGGTGGCGCTGCGGGGCGGTGTCGTCCTGACCGTGGCCTCGTTCGACGTGACCGACGGCCGCGTCGCCCGGATCTGGGTGGTCCGCAACCCGGAGAAGCTGCGGCCGTGGATGCCGCCGGGGTGA
- a CDS encoding GNAT family N-acetyltransferase: protein MTIVVRPASVFEDVRTLVGPKSPKANVCWCLSYRIPSKLNTELRGPARGEYAARLCRAEPPPGVLAYDGDEPVGWAAVAPRSDTAFARSRKIPYVDGLPVWSLWCIRVRPGHRGKGISHELIAGAAGFARAHGAPTVEAYPLDSGDAKVDPTMAYPGIRRNFERAGFVHAADTTSVLAGHPRVLMRLDLRG from the coding sequence ATGACCATCGTCGTTCGCCCGGCCTCGGTGTTCGAGGACGTTCGCACCCTGGTCGGCCCGAAGTCACCGAAGGCCAACGTCTGTTGGTGCCTGAGCTACCGGATTCCGTCCAAGCTCAACACCGAGCTCCGAGGTCCGGCGCGCGGTGAGTACGCCGCCCGGCTGTGCCGTGCGGAGCCTCCGCCGGGGGTGCTCGCCTACGACGGCGACGAGCCGGTGGGCTGGGCCGCCGTGGCGCCGCGCTCGGACACCGCCTTCGCCCGCAGCCGGAAGATCCCGTACGTCGACGGCCTCCCGGTCTGGTCCCTGTGGTGCATCCGGGTCCGCCCCGGTCACCGCGGCAAGGGGATCTCGCACGAGCTGATCGCCGGTGCGGCCGGGTTCGCCCGCGCCCACGGTGCGCCGACGGTCGAGGCGTACCCGCTCGACAGCGGTGACGCCAAGGTCGATCCGACGATGGCCTACCCCGGCATCCGGAGGAACTTCGAGCGCGCCGGGTTCGTCCACGCCGCCGACACCACCTCGGTACTGGCCGGGCATCCCCGCGTCCTGATGCGGCTCGACCTGCGCGGATAG